From Dreissena polymorpha isolate Duluth1 chromosome 15, UMN_Dpol_1.0, whole genome shotgun sequence, a single genomic window includes:
- the LOC127860386 gene encoding uncharacterized protein LOC127860386 isoform X1 yields MFHKDAQDILKNKIDAVDRYRHEVLRFLIDLRDVGIQGREHIHEMYKKSGVDGRRNYQYIAIALVSLQEIIQEDHSIVEQFRKYVIELDEVNSSRTLLFQRVSVVMNSTLKSLSFHGERRVFDPDKRYLFENIDSRVKNSSALVVTNKVHYCLDNNILHQMHLDYVKHFQTTEEMIILLYSHNIPCDIPFNECYLVLTKFVDNANEVIYLGYDKAFTTTNEEKVIQHLRNNDKIKLFNPGEIMLELERIMQLAFAFPECSDDDEDDHAEIYLEASVRIPHRLHLCNKYLSRTCQRLSPKSQTINIKDTKKTFSTRFCSCVKESAK; encoded by the coding sequence GAAGAACAAAATCGACGCTGTAGACAGATATAGGCATGAAGTCCTCCGTTTCCTCATAGACCTAAGGGATGTTGGCATTCAAGGAAGGGAACACATCCATGAAATGTATAAGAAAAGTGGTGTCGACGGAAGGCGCAACTACCAGTACATAGCTATTGCATTAGTTTCACTTCAGGAAATCATACAAGAGGATCATTCTATTGTAGAACAGTTCAGGAAGTACGTAATCGAACTCGATGAAGTCAATTCGAGCAGAACGCTTCTATTTCAACGAGTGTCGGTTGTGATGAACAGTACTCTCAAAAGTTTGTCTTTCCATGGCGAACGCCGTGTGTTTGATCCAGATAAACGCTACTTGTTTGAAAACATAGATAGCAGAGTGAAAAACAGTTCAGCGTTAGTAGTAACCAATAAGGTCCACTATTGCTTAGACAATAATATTTTACATCAAATGCATTTAGATTAtgttaaacattttcaaacaacCGAAGAAATGATAATATTACTATATTCTCATAATATTCCATGTGATATACCatttaatgaatgttatttagTTCTTACAAAATTCGTGGACAACGCTAACGAAGTTATTTATTTGGGCTATGACAAAGCTTTTACGACAACAAATGAGGAAAAAGTAATTCAGCATCTTCGTAATAACGACAAAATCAAACTATTTAACCCGGGTGAGATTATGTTAGAACTTGAAAGAATAATGCAGTTGGCTTTTGCATTTCCAGAATGTTcggatgatgatgaagacgatcATGCAGAAATATATCTTGAAGCTTCAGTTCGGATTCCACACCGTTTACATTTATGCAATAAATATCTGTCTAGGACATGTCAACGGTTAAGTCCCAAAAGCCAGACTATCAACATAAAAGATACCAAAAAGACATTCTCCACGAGATTTTGTTCATGTGTGAAAGAATCTGCTaaatag